TTGCGCAATGCGGTTTGACCCGTCTCGCCAAGCGCGCGGATCGCGCCATTGCTGGCTGTCGCGTCGCTGGTCCCCATCGCCTGCGTGCGGCGCTTTGATTCCTGGAAAACAAGATAAGCGACAGCGCAGAAGTAACCAACCTGCAAAAGAACGGCGGCCAAAACTGTTTTAATGAGCGTGCCAGCAAGCGAGCCTGACAGGAAATAAGTCGCAACTGCAAACACCAGCAGTGCACCAATCATGCTAAAGAAGACCTTAGGCGCATGCATAATTTAGAGCCTCCCCCCGGTACATTGATCTTGAGATCATAGCCATTGCCTTCTCCTCAGAGGCAAATTGAATATAGGCACCTTGCCTCATTCTTTCAATCTTCATGTTTGTACGGGCCTTTGGCTGCAATCTTGTCATGATGATAGAGCAAATGGCTTGCAGGACCGTTACAAAAATCAGTCAATTTTTCTGGCCGCTTTAGGGAATTACTAACTATTTCCTTGGCTTGCGACGGCACTTCGATAAAGGTCATTGCGTGTTGGAATAGGGAATGCATTGTCCAAGGGGAGGCGGCGATCGGGCTGAAAACCTATATTTCGCCTTTCTGAATTCATTAAATCTTTACCCAATTCAATCACGAATTGTTACAATATTAGGATATTGTTTTAAACCTATATGCGTCGCACCATAATGATGCAATGCAATATCCATGTCGGGGGACATCAACCTGACCCTCTTTCCTTCATTTCACATGACGAATTTATGAAACTTCCAGGAGTCCGCATTTATATTATAAGTAAAAAACATTCCATTTGCGGGAAGGTTAAAGGATTTTCATTGCAAAATATCCAAAAATGGAAACCTAAGTGTCACAACGGGACATTAAATACTTAAAATGTAGTGCAGGAAAGACACATATTCTAATTGCTATCATTCCATCCTCTGGAAGGTTTTCTGCAAAGGGTATTGCGAAGGACAAATTATCACCACACACTAGGGATCAATGACCACGGACGCGTCCCGCCGGGACCCGACCAATCGC
This portion of the Allorhizobium ampelinum S4 genome encodes:
- a CDS encoding exopolysaccharide production repressor protein, with the translated sequence MHAPKVFFSMIGALLVFAVATYFLSGSLAGTLIKTVLAAVLLQVGYFCAVAYLVFQESKRRTQAMGTSDATASNGAIRALGETGQTALRNN